The following proteins are encoded in a genomic region of Gossypium hirsutum isolate 1008001.06 chromosome D05, Gossypium_hirsutum_v2.1, whole genome shotgun sequence:
- the LOC107904128 gene encoding actin-related protein 5 isoform X1, with the protein MPFISKIQRQTDYNRFPSSTPIVIDNGASYFRIGWAGETEPRVIFRNIVQRPRHKSTGETVTVVGDHDTALLKHFDCTRSGPRSAFDSNVVFQFEIMEYILDFAFDRLGANGSRIDHPILITECVCNPVQSRSKMAELLFETYGVPSVAFGVDAAFSYKYNQQCGICQKDGLAICPGFTTTHVIPFVDGEPVNRGCCRTNIGGYHVTDNLKQLLSLKYPHHMARFTWEKIEDLKMEHCYIAPDYALEARLFQKGSKEAEDKTRCWQLPWVPPPIEEPPSEEEIARKAAIKERQGQRLREMAEAKRSSRINELENQLHGLEFLLQQLAQVEEEEISSFLSKTDYVSKQEIESTLTKVSQSLRKAKGESKVEQAENEEKADSSTSDKYPLINVPDNMLTPEQLKEKKRQIFLKTTTEGRQRAKQKRFEEELEREKKTREDEERRLENPELYLEQMHTKYKDLYEKVEQRKRLKINGGHANGNSSGGVGRGERLNAAQRERMRLLTTAAFDRGKGEDNFGAKAEDWQLYKLMSKDNDDDDDGADEDEAELARVCSRLQAIDPTFVPKPEPTPSQVATTEVPRVRPLTKEDFQVVLGVERCRCPEILFRPNLVGIDQAGLDEMTGASIRRLASKNEALEDRLTSSIFMTGGCSLFPGINERLEAGIRMLRPCGSPIKVARALDPVLDAWRGASAYAANLQFQQQTFSRVDYYEKGEDWLRRYQLRYTL; encoded by the exons ATGCCATTCATATCGAAAATCCAAAGGCAAACGGATTACAATCGATTTCCTTCATCAACTCCCATTGTCATCGATAATGGCGCTTCCTATTTTCGTATTGG TTGGGCAGGAGAGACTGAGCCACGGGTTATTTTCCGTAACATTGTTCAAAGACCACGCCACAAATCCACCG ggGAAACTGTGACAGTTGTTGGTGACCATGATACTGCTTTACTGAAACACTTTGATTGCACCCGTTCAGGCCCTCGCTCCGCTTTCGATAGCAATGTTGTTTTTCAGTTTGAAATCAtggaatat ATTCTTGACTTTGCTTTTGATCGGTTGGGCGCAAATGGATCTCGG ATCGATCATCCTATCCTGATCACGGAATGTGTGTGCAACCCAGTTCAGTCTCGCAGTAAAATGGCAGAACTTCTTTTCGAGACTTATGGTGTTCCATCTGTAG CATTTGGTGTTGATGCTGCATTCAGCTATAAGTATAATCAGCAGTGTGGCATTTGTCAGAAAGACGGTCTAGCTATCTGCCCAGGATTTACCACAACTCATGTCATTCCG TTTGTTGATGGGGAGCCTGTAAACAGAGGATGCTGCCGAACTAACATCGGTGGATATCATGTCACGGACAATTTGAAGCAACTTCTTTCACTTAAGTATCCTCATCATAT GGCTAGATTCACATGGGAAAAGATTGAAGACTTGAAGATGGAACACTGCTATATTGCACCTGATTATGCTTTAGAAGCTCGATTATTTCAG aAAGGGAGCAAGGAAGCTGAAGATAAAACCAGGTGTTGGCAGCTGCCATGGGTTCCGCCACCAATTGAAGAACCTCCTTCGGAAGAAGAGATTGCAAGAAAGGCTGCTATAAAGGAAAGACAAGGACAAAGATTGAGAGAAATGGCTGAAGCGAAGAGGTCTTCGAGAATAAATGAACTCGAAAATCAATTGCATGGATTGGAAtttcttttgcaacaacttgcACAAGTTGAAGAGGAAGAAATCTCGTCTTTCCTTTCAAAAACCGATTATGTTTCTAAACAGGAAATAGAATCAACTCTTACGAAAGTGTCACAGTCATTAAGAAAAGCAAAAGGTGAATCAAAGGTTGAACAAGCTGAAAATGAGGAGAAGGCAGATTCTTCTACAAGTGATAAGTATCCTCTTATCAACGTTCCTGATAACATGCTTACGCCCGAGCAG CTGAAGGAAAAGAAGAGgcagatttttcttaaaacaaCGACCGAGGGACGGCAGCGTGCTAAACAGAAACGCTTTGAAGAAGAATTAGAACGTGAAAAGAAAACCCGGGAAGATGAAGAAAGACGCTT GGAGAATCCAGAGCTTTATCTAGAACAGATGCATACTAAATACAAAGACTTGTACGAGAAGGTTGAGCAGCGCAAAAGACTCAAGATAAATGGAGGCCATGCAAATGGGAATAGTTCGGGGGGCGTTGGTCGTGGGGAAAGATTGAATGCTGCTCAAAGGGAAAGAATGCGCCTTCTGACGACAGCAGCCTTTGATCGTGGGAAGGGTGAGGATAACTTTGGTGCCAAAGCTGAAGATTGGCAGCTTTACAAACTAATGAGCAAAGATAATGATGATGACGATGATGGAGCCGATGAAGATGAAGCAGAGCTGGCTCGGGTTTGTTCTAGGCTCCAG GCAATTGACCCAACATTTGTCCCTAAACCGGAACCAACACCTTCACAGGTAGCTACCACAGAGGTACCACGTGTTCGCCCGCTCACTAAGGAAGATTTCCAAGTTGTACTTGGGGTTGAAAGGTGTCGATGTCCGGAAATATTATTCCGCCCCAACTTGGTCGGAATTGATCAAGCAGGTTTAGATGAGATGACAGGGGCCTCAATAAGGAGGTTGGCGAGTAAGAATGAGGCATTGGAGGATAGGTTAACCAGTTCTATCTTTATGACAGGTGGGTGCAGTCTCTTCCCTGGTATAAATGAACGTTTGGAAGCTGGAATCCGGATGCTTCGCCCATGTGGGTCACCGATTAAGGTGGCAAGAGCATTGGATCCAGTTCTTGATGCATGGCGCGGCGCTTCTGCA
- the LOC107904128 gene encoding actin-related protein 5 isoform X2, translating into MAELLFETYGVPSVAFGVDAAFSYKYNQQCGICQKDGLAICPGFTTTHVIPFVDGEPVNRGCCRTNIGGYHVTDNLKQLLSLKYPHHMARFTWEKIEDLKMEHCYIAPDYALEARLFQKGSKEAEDKTRCWQLPWVPPPIEEPPSEEEIARKAAIKERQGQRLREMAEAKRSSRINELENQLHGLEFLLQQLAQVEEEEISSFLSKTDYVSKQEIESTLTKVSQSLRKAKGESKVEQAENEEKADSSTSDKYPLINVPDNMLTPEQLKEKKRQIFLKTTTEGRQRAKQKRFEEELEREKKTREDEERRLENPELYLEQMHTKYKDLYEKVEQRKRLKINGGHANGNSSGGVGRGERLNAAQRERMRLLTTAAFDRGKGEDNFGAKAEDWQLYKLMSKDNDDDDDGADEDEAELARVCSRLQAIDPTFVPKPEPTPSQVATTEVPRVRPLTKEDFQVVLGVERCRCPEILFRPNLVGIDQAGLDEMTGASIRRLASKNEALEDRLTSSIFMTGGCSLFPGINERLEAGIRMLRPCGSPIKVARALDPVLDAWRGASAYAANLQFQQQTFSRVDYYEKGEDWLRRYQLRYTL; encoded by the exons ATGGCAGAACTTCTTTTCGAGACTTATGGTGTTCCATCTGTAG CATTTGGTGTTGATGCTGCATTCAGCTATAAGTATAATCAGCAGTGTGGCATTTGTCAGAAAGACGGTCTAGCTATCTGCCCAGGATTTACCACAACTCATGTCATTCCG TTTGTTGATGGGGAGCCTGTAAACAGAGGATGCTGCCGAACTAACATCGGTGGATATCATGTCACGGACAATTTGAAGCAACTTCTTTCACTTAAGTATCCTCATCATAT GGCTAGATTCACATGGGAAAAGATTGAAGACTTGAAGATGGAACACTGCTATATTGCACCTGATTATGCTTTAGAAGCTCGATTATTTCAG aAAGGGAGCAAGGAAGCTGAAGATAAAACCAGGTGTTGGCAGCTGCCATGGGTTCCGCCACCAATTGAAGAACCTCCTTCGGAAGAAGAGATTGCAAGAAAGGCTGCTATAAAGGAAAGACAAGGACAAAGATTGAGAGAAATGGCTGAAGCGAAGAGGTCTTCGAGAATAAATGAACTCGAAAATCAATTGCATGGATTGGAAtttcttttgcaacaacttgcACAAGTTGAAGAGGAAGAAATCTCGTCTTTCCTTTCAAAAACCGATTATGTTTCTAAACAGGAAATAGAATCAACTCTTACGAAAGTGTCACAGTCATTAAGAAAAGCAAAAGGTGAATCAAAGGTTGAACAAGCTGAAAATGAGGAGAAGGCAGATTCTTCTACAAGTGATAAGTATCCTCTTATCAACGTTCCTGATAACATGCTTACGCCCGAGCAG CTGAAGGAAAAGAAGAGgcagatttttcttaaaacaaCGACCGAGGGACGGCAGCGTGCTAAACAGAAACGCTTTGAAGAAGAATTAGAACGTGAAAAGAAAACCCGGGAAGATGAAGAAAGACGCTT GGAGAATCCAGAGCTTTATCTAGAACAGATGCATACTAAATACAAAGACTTGTACGAGAAGGTTGAGCAGCGCAAAAGACTCAAGATAAATGGAGGCCATGCAAATGGGAATAGTTCGGGGGGCGTTGGTCGTGGGGAAAGATTGAATGCTGCTCAAAGGGAAAGAATGCGCCTTCTGACGACAGCAGCCTTTGATCGTGGGAAGGGTGAGGATAACTTTGGTGCCAAAGCTGAAGATTGGCAGCTTTACAAACTAATGAGCAAAGATAATGATGATGACGATGATGGAGCCGATGAAGATGAAGCAGAGCTGGCTCGGGTTTGTTCTAGGCTCCAG GCAATTGACCCAACATTTGTCCCTAAACCGGAACCAACACCTTCACAGGTAGCTACCACAGAGGTACCACGTGTTCGCCCGCTCACTAAGGAAGATTTCCAAGTTGTACTTGGGGTTGAAAGGTGTCGATGTCCGGAAATATTATTCCGCCCCAACTTGGTCGGAATTGATCAAGCAGGTTTAGATGAGATGACAGGGGCCTCAATAAGGAGGTTGGCGAGTAAGAATGAGGCATTGGAGGATAGGTTAACCAGTTCTATCTTTATGACAGGTGGGTGCAGTCTCTTCCCTGGTATAAATGAACGTTTGGAAGCTGGAATCCGGATGCTTCGCCCATGTGGGTCACCGATTAAGGTGGCAAGAGCATTGGATCCAGTTCTTGATGCATGGCGCGGCGCTTCTGCA